In a single window of the Streptacidiphilus sp. P02-A3a genome:
- a CDS encoding ricin-type beta-trefoil lectin domain protein — protein sequence MGRRVRRRLGALVGAVVLVAATLGFVGALATTAEAATSGAITGYQGLCLDDFAGSSADGTIVDLYGCNNTPAQQWTVASNNTLQINGKCLDITGASTADGALVELWDCNGGGNQVWQQGANNTLVNPASGKCLDDPGFSTANGTQLDIWDCNNGANQQWNLPGGSTPVSGLLFSPYKDVTINMNWNTYQMQSAASGSVLPVVGSGSLVSQYIPKLPALTLAFATGSCGSETWGGVSGANFAAENVPQLHAANLNYVVSTGGAAGTFTCTSTAGMESFIARYASPNLVGIDFDIEGGQSESDISNLVAAAAGAQSQYPNLQFSFTLATLGASDGSYGGVNSLGNEVVQAVRGSSLSKYVINLMTMDFGNASSSVCVVSSGSCEMAQSSIQAVQNLEHTYGIPASKIAVTPMIGMNDATSETFTAADVNTLSSYAVSNGLAGLHFWSLDRDTPCSDSYASPTCNSLSSTTPLEYTDKFLSALGD from the coding sequence ATGGGCCGCCGCGTGCGGCGTCGACTGGGTGCGCTCGTGGGGGCGGTGGTCCTGGTCGCCGCCACTTTGGGGTTCGTGGGCGCCTTGGCCACGACCGCCGAGGCCGCCACGTCCGGGGCGATCACCGGGTACCAGGGTCTGTGCCTGGACGACTTCGCCGGTAGCAGCGCGGATGGCACCATCGTCGACCTGTACGGCTGCAACAACACCCCGGCCCAGCAGTGGACCGTGGCCAGTAATAACACGTTGCAGATCAACGGCAAGTGCCTGGACATCACCGGCGCGTCCACCGCTGACGGGGCGCTGGTGGAGTTGTGGGACTGCAACGGCGGCGGGAACCAGGTCTGGCAGCAGGGCGCCAACAACACCCTGGTCAACCCGGCCTCCGGCAAATGCCTGGACGACCCCGGGTTCAGCACCGCCAACGGCACCCAGCTCGACATCTGGGACTGCAACAACGGAGCCAACCAGCAGTGGAACCTGCCCGGCGGCAGCACGCCGGTGAGCGGACTGCTCTTCAGCCCGTACAAGGACGTCACCATCAACATGAACTGGAACACCTACCAGATGCAGTCGGCCGCGTCCGGGTCGGTCCTGCCGGTCGTGGGTTCCGGGAGCCTGGTGTCGCAGTACATCCCGAAGCTGCCCGCGCTCACGCTCGCGTTCGCCACCGGCTCCTGCGGCAGTGAGACCTGGGGAGGCGTCTCGGGTGCCAACTTCGCCGCGGAGAACGTGCCCCAGCTCCACGCCGCCAACCTGAACTACGTGGTGTCGACCGGCGGTGCGGCCGGAACCTTCACCTGCACCTCGACGGCCGGCATGGAGTCCTTCATCGCCCGCTACGCCAGCCCGAACCTGGTCGGCATCGACTTCGACATCGAGGGCGGCCAGAGCGAGTCGGACATCTCGAACCTGGTCGCCGCCGCCGCGGGAGCGCAGTCCCAGTACCCGAACCTGCAGTTCTCCTTCACGCTCGCCACGCTGGGCGCGTCCGACGGCAGCTACGGCGGAGTGAACTCGCTCGGCAACGAGGTCGTCCAGGCGGTGCGCGGCTCCAGCCTGAGCAAGTACGTCATCAACCTGATGACCATGGACTTCGGCAACGCGTCCAGCAGCGTGTGCGTCGTCTCCTCCGGCAGCTGCGAGATGGCGCAGTCGTCGATCCAGGCGGTGCAGAACCTCGAACACACCTATGGGATCCCGGCGAGCAAGATCGCCGTCACCCCGATGATCGGCATGAACGACGCCACCAGTGAGACCTTCACCGCCGCGGACGTGAACACGCTGTCGTCCTACGCGGTCAGCAACGGCCTGGCCGGGCTGCACTTCTGGTCGCTGGACCGGGACACGCCCTGCTCCGACTCGTACGCGTCCCCCACCTGCAACTCCCTCTCCAGCACGACCCCGCTGGAGTACACCGACAAGTTCCTGAGCGCCCTCGGGGACTGA
- a CDS encoding STAS domain-containing protein, whose product MSDPAGSELQLTMTRHGRGAVLALVGDVDFDSSPALLSAALAAVDQGVVYLVLDLGELGFCDSAGMHVFVSLHQRLTAVGGALALAAVPQQLSQLLGIVGLDAILPIYPTSAQALSATGAFTA is encoded by the coding sequence TTGAGCGATCCCGCAGGCAGCGAGCTACAGCTGACCATGACCCGTCACGGACGCGGCGCCGTCCTGGCGCTGGTCGGTGACGTCGACTTCGACAGTTCCCCAGCGTTGCTCTCGGCGGCGCTGGCCGCTGTGGACCAGGGGGTCGTGTACCTGGTGCTGGACTTGGGGGAGCTGGGGTTCTGCGACTCCGCGGGCATGCACGTCTTCGTGTCCCTGCACCAGCGCCTGACCGCTGTGGGGGGCGCCTTGGCCCTGGCGGCGGTTCCGCAGCAGTTGAGCCAACTGCTGGGCATTGTCGGCCTGGACGCGATACTGCCGATCTACCCCACCAGCGCCCAGGCGCTGAGCGCCACCGGCGCGTTCACCGCCTGA
- a CDS encoding HAMP domain-containing protein, with product MAGSAKSHTPRAQGPAGSGHPQGGEAELRQLLAGLTAVRDGDFGTRLPGDADGLLGEIATVFNGMVDQLSLFTSEVTRVAREVGTEGRLGGQAEVPGVSGTWKDLTDSVNAMAGNLTSQVRDIAQVATAVAKGDLSQKIDVAARGEILELKNTVNIMVDQLSAFADEVTRVAREVGSEGRLGGQAQVPGVAGTWRDLTDSVNFMAGNLTDQVRNIAQVTTAVAKGDLSQKITVDARGEILELKNTVNTMVDQLSAFADEVTRVAREVGTEGILGGQADVKGVSGTWRDLTDSVNFMAGNLTAQVRSIAQVATAVADGDLSQKINVTARGEILELKDTINTMVDQLSSFAGEVTRVAREVGTEGRLGGQADVRDVSGTWRDLTESVNVMADNLTAQVRSIAQVTTAVAKGDLSQKIRVDARGEILELKETINTMVDQLGAFADEVTRVAREVGTEGNLGGQATVRGVSGTWKDLTDNVNVMASNLTGQVRSIAQVATAVAKGDLSQKINVEAKGEVAALAGVINTMVDTLSAFADEVTRVAREVGTEGTLGGQARVPNVAGTWKDLTDNVNFMAHNLTSQVRNIAQVTTAVANGDLTRKIDVDARGEILELKTTINTMVDQLSSFAAEVTRVAREVGSEGRLGGQAEVEGVSGTWKRLTENVNELAGNLTRQVRAIAEVTSAVAAGDLTRSITVDASGEVADLKDNINFMVESLRETIMANEEQDWLKSGLARISGLMQGRRDLSVVAELIMDELTPLVSAQYGAFYLAEETGKETHLNLIGSYARPAGTAGTRFKLGESFVGQAARSKRTIAVDSLPAGYVSVSSGLGRAEPISLVVLPIVVEEQVLGVIELATVQEFTQVHRDFLEQLREAIGVNVNTITANARTDELLGESQRLTAELQTRSEELQARQEELQSSNAELEDKAELMAAQNRDIETKNLEIEQARQELEDRAHQLALASKYKSEFLANMSHELRTPLNSLLILAQLLAQNPARNLTAKQVEYAGIIHSAGSDLLQLINDILDLSKVEAGKMDVNPERIPLRKLLDYVEATFRPLTSQKSLTFSVRTTPDVSTELLTDDYRLRQVLRNLLSNAVKFTERGSVELQIEMIEESRAPEVARRGGPVVAFRVVDTGIGIAAQHLEGIFGAFQQADGTTSRRYGGTGLGLSISREIAFLLGGAITAESVLGEGSAFTLYLPVARPEFAELSAHSARAALEATSVSGGETGGERGPGPAPASVQPQPKRLLIVEEQARGLLSLVAESAAADLAAHARLSDARGSVEIITAVGTQEAAAALAATPCHCVVLELSLPDGAAMGLLASMQRDPVLQDVPVLAHSNRRLDADQERILQEQEASQPLEVISSLDELRERIALYLSADQPGDVLPLVRAEDSVGAFTQDVDGSLAGRTVLVVDDDDRNLYAITGILELHNIRVLQAENGRTAIDALAEHPEIDVILMDVMMPEMDGYTATAAIRTMPEHAALPIIAVTAKAMIGDREKSLASGASDYVTKPVDARELIERIKRHLTA from the coding sequence ATGGCTGGATCGGCCAAGTCCCACACCCCCCGAGCGCAGGGCCCCGCCGGTTCCGGGCACCCGCAGGGAGGCGAAGCGGAGCTGCGGCAGCTTCTGGCGGGGCTGACGGCGGTGCGCGACGGTGACTTCGGTACCCGGCTGCCCGGCGACGCCGACGGTCTGCTGGGCGAGATCGCGACCGTGTTCAACGGGATGGTCGACCAGCTCTCCCTGTTCACCTCCGAAGTGACCCGGGTGGCCAGGGAGGTCGGCACCGAAGGGCGCCTGGGCGGCCAGGCCGAGGTGCCTGGGGTCTCCGGCACCTGGAAGGACCTCACCGACTCGGTCAACGCGATGGCAGGCAACCTGACCAGCCAGGTCCGCGACATCGCCCAGGTCGCCACGGCGGTGGCCAAGGGCGACCTCTCGCAGAAGATCGACGTTGCCGCGAGGGGCGAGATCCTGGAGCTGAAGAACACCGTCAACATCATGGTCGATCAGCTTTCGGCGTTCGCCGACGAGGTGACCCGGGTCGCCCGCGAGGTCGGCAGTGAGGGCCGCCTCGGGGGCCAGGCGCAGGTACCTGGTGTGGCGGGGACCTGGCGGGACCTGACCGACTCCGTCAACTTCATGGCCGGGAACCTCACCGACCAGGTCCGCAACATCGCCCAGGTGACCACCGCGGTCGCGAAGGGCGACCTCTCCCAGAAGATCACGGTCGACGCCCGCGGCGAGATCCTGGAGCTGAAGAACACCGTCAACACGATGGTCGACCAGCTTTCCGCGTTCGCCGACGAGGTGACCCGGGTCGCCCGTGAGGTCGGCACGGAGGGCATCCTCGGCGGCCAGGCGGACGTGAAGGGTGTCTCGGGGACCTGGCGGGACCTGACCGACTCCGTCAACTTCATGGCCGGGAACCTCACCGCGCAGGTCCGCTCGATCGCGCAGGTGGCCACGGCCGTGGCCGACGGCGACCTGTCGCAGAAGATCAATGTCACCGCTCGTGGTGAGATCCTCGAACTCAAGGACACCATCAACACGATGGTCGACCAGCTCTCCTCGTTCGCCGGTGAGGTGACCCGGGTGGCGCGGGAGGTCGGCACCGAGGGGCGGCTGGGCGGCCAGGCGGATGTGCGGGACGTCTCCGGCACCTGGCGGGATCTGACCGAGTCGGTCAATGTCATGGCCGACAACCTGACTGCGCAGGTCCGCTCCATCGCCCAGGTGACCACCGCGGTGGCCAAGGGCGACCTCTCGCAGAAGATCAGGGTCGACGCCCGCGGCGAGATCCTGGAGCTGAAGGAGACCATCAACACGATGGTCGACCAGCTGGGCGCGTTCGCCGACGAGGTGACCCGGGTCGCCCGCGAGGTCGGCACCGAGGGCAACCTCGGCGGGCAGGCCACGGTCCGCGGGGTGTCCGGGACGTGGAAGGACCTGACCGACAACGTCAACGTCATGGCGTCCAACCTGACCGGCCAGGTCCGCTCCATCGCCCAGGTGGCGACCGCCGTGGCGAAGGGGGACCTGTCACAGAAGATCAACGTGGAGGCCAAGGGCGAGGTCGCCGCGCTGGCCGGGGTGATCAACACCATGGTCGACACTCTTTCGGCCTTCGCCGACGAGGTGACCCGGGTGGCCCGCGAGGTCGGCACCGAGGGCACGCTCGGCGGCCAGGCACGCGTGCCGAACGTGGCGGGCACCTGGAAGGACCTGACCGACAACGTCAACTTCATGGCCCACAACCTGACCAGCCAGGTTCGCAATATCGCCCAGGTCACCACCGCGGTCGCCAACGGCGACCTGACCCGCAAGATCGACGTCGACGCCCGGGGCGAGATCCTGGAGCTGAAGACCACCATCAACACGATGGTCGACCAGCTCTCCTCCTTCGCCGCCGAGGTCACCCGGGTGGCCCGGGAGGTCGGCAGCGAGGGCCGGCTCGGCGGGCAGGCCGAGGTCGAGGGCGTATCCGGCACCTGGAAGCGACTCACCGAGAACGTCAACGAGCTCGCCGGGAACCTCACCCGGCAGGTCCGCGCCATCGCCGAGGTCACCAGCGCCGTCGCGGCCGGCGACCTGACCCGTTCGATCACCGTGGATGCCTCCGGCGAGGTCGCCGACCTCAAGGACAACATCAACTTCATGGTGGAGTCACTCCGCGAGACCATCATGGCCAACGAGGAACAGGACTGGCTGAAGTCCGGCCTGGCCCGGATCTCCGGCCTGATGCAGGGACGGCGCGACCTGTCCGTCGTCGCCGAACTGATCATGGACGAGCTCACTCCGCTGGTCTCCGCCCAGTACGGCGCCTTCTACCTGGCCGAGGAGACCGGCAAGGAGACCCACCTCAACCTGATCGGTTCCTACGCGCGCCCCGCCGGGACCGCGGGGACCCGTTTCAAACTGGGTGAGTCCTTCGTCGGTCAGGCCGCGCGCAGCAAGCGCACGATAGCCGTCGACAGCCTGCCGGCCGGGTACGTGTCCGTCTCCTCCGGCCTCGGGCGTGCCGAGCCCATCTCCCTGGTCGTGCTGCCCATCGTGGTCGAGGAACAGGTCCTGGGCGTCATCGAGTTGGCCACCGTCCAGGAGTTCACCCAGGTCCACCGCGACTTCCTGGAGCAGTTGCGCGAGGCCATCGGCGTCAACGTCAACACGATCACCGCCAACGCCCGGACCGACGAGCTGCTCGGTGAATCCCAGCGGCTGACCGCCGAACTCCAGACCCGGTCCGAAGAACTCCAGGCCCGCCAGGAGGAGTTGCAGTCCTCCAACGCCGAGCTGGAGGACAAGGCCGAGCTGATGGCGGCGCAGAACCGGGACATCGAAACCAAGAACCTGGAGATCGAGCAGGCCCGTCAGGAGCTGGAGGACCGCGCCCACCAGCTCGCCCTGGCGTCCAAGTACAAGTCGGAGTTCCTGGCCAACATGAGCCACGAGCTGCGCACGCCGCTCAACAGCCTGCTGATCCTGGCCCAGCTGCTGGCCCAGAACCCCGCCCGGAACCTGACCGCCAAGCAGGTCGAGTACGCCGGGATCATCCACTCCGCGGGCTCGGACCTGCTGCAACTCATCAACGACATCCTCGACCTGTCGAAGGTCGAAGCCGGGAAGATGGACGTCAATCCCGAACGAATCCCGCTGCGCAAGCTCCTCGACTACGTCGAAGCCACCTTCCGGCCGCTGACCAGCCAGAAGAGCCTGACGTTCTCGGTCCGGACGACTCCCGATGTGTCCACTGAGCTACTCACGGACGACTACCGGCTGCGCCAGGTGCTGCGCAACCTGCTCTCCAACGCGGTGAAGTTCACCGAGAGGGGCAGCGTCGAGCTGCAGATCGAGATGATCGAGGAGTCGCGGGCGCCGGAGGTGGCGCGGCGCGGCGGCCCGGTGGTCGCCTTCCGGGTGGTGGACACCGGCATCGGCATCGCCGCCCAGCACCTGGAAGGCATCTTCGGGGCGTTTCAGCAGGCCGATGGGACGACCAGCCGCAGGTACGGCGGCACCGGCCTGGGTCTGTCGATCAGCCGGGAGATCGCGTTCCTCCTGGGCGGGGCGATCACGGCCGAGAGCGTCCTGGGAGAGGGCAGCGCCTTCACGCTCTACCTGCCGGTCGCCCGGCCCGAGTTCGCCGAACTGAGCGCGCACAGCGCCAGGGCCGCGCTGGAGGCTACGTCCGTATCGGGCGGTGAGACGGGCGGGGAGAGAGGACCGGGCCCGGCGCCTGCCTCCGTCCAGCCTCAGCCCAAGCGTCTGCTGATCGTCGAGGAACAGGCACGCGGTCTGCTGTCCCTGGTCGCCGAGAGCGCCGCGGCCGACCTCGCCGCCCATGCCCGGCTGAGCGACGCGCGCGGCAGTGTGGAGATCATCACCGCCGTGGGCACGCAGGAGGCCGCAGCCGCCCTGGCAGCCACCCCCTGCCACTGCGTGGTCCTCGAACTGAGCCTGCCGGACGGGGCCGCGATGGGACTGCTCGCCTCCATGCAGCGTGACCCGGTGCTGCAGGACGTACCGGTGCTGGCGCACAGCAACCGGCGGCTCGATGCCGACCAGGAACGGATCCTGCAGGAGCAGGAGGCCTCCCAGCCGCTGGAGGTCATCTCCAGCCTCGACGAACTGCGCGAGCGGATCGCCCTCTACCTCAGCGCCGACCAGCCGGGCGACGTGCTTCCGCTGGTCAGGGCCGAAGACAGTGTCGGGGCGTTCACCCAGGACGTCGACGGCTCGCTCGCGGGCCGCACCGTGCTGGTGGTCGACGACGACGACCGCAACCTCTACGCCATCACCGGGATCCTGGAACTCCACAACATTCGGGTCCTGCAAGCGGAGAACGGTCGGACCGCCATCGACGCGCTTGCGGAACACCCTGAGATCGACGTGATCCTGATGGACGTCATGATGCCGGAGATGGACGGCTACACGGCCACCGCGGCGATCCGCACCATGCCCGAGCACGCCGCCCTGCCGATCATCGCCGTCACCGCCAAGGCCATGATCGGAGACCGGGAGAAGAGCCTGGCCTCCGGTGCGAGCGACTACGTCACCAAGCCCGTGGACGCGAGAGAGCTGATCGAGCGCATCAAGCGCCACCTGACCGCCTAG
- a CDS encoding SpoIIE family protein phosphatase encodes MSRPTVSASAEPTAPRYPTAAPDESQAGALGRLAGTVEWLRAELAQAHALSDGRTLVELATGVLVERLSCTPGQAVRQLEDLAEQAGLSTLELAADLLNQASRDQIADIARQFVAAAAEPAAPSVGLRLRSAEVATLTASDAQAVAQSILEHALKPLGASAVALWAAHADQSLSLVGSAGFNAREPSRWRHVPPGVPTPARQALNNRVATSYSTLRAASLPSIGQQELSGGRLAVPAGTGGRITGVLEICWAGPLPEQPQVLQRQFEVLAQLGAAALEPHSTSDTRSPSRPQDPRFTELLELSDGLRDPCLVLQPLLGPADTPVDFRIAHLNPSFTDFAGRPRNLIDGTTLLEAYPLSAEPAGLYEKAEHVLATGEPFRAERMTLTALVDGVALNTQAAVSMSRQGSCVVVVWRLSEGTPQVARLLQHAQRLGRIGGFEENLNPRETAWSDSVYDLYGLSPAARPVALDQLAAHAHPDDAQSVGRFLRTLLHHLRPASAALRLQRADGISRYIRVVAEPVLDHGGHLTAIRGAYQDISAQHWTEVALAATRDQLAHTEQHAAEQSRLALQLQHAIMPPSRGPLELHDLRVAVRYRPAETTHKVGGDWYDAVTLPTGRVLLCVGDVAGHGIKAATGMVALRNALRGLAATGAGPGQLMSWLNTVTHHLTDNVTATAVCGIYDPETRRLRWARAGHLPPVLLRDGGALTFPDVQGILLGATDQAHYEEGEMLLESGDAILLYTDGLIERRDCSVQDSISRLLETARSAPAVSDPAAVDRQLDHLLLHSRADTDDDTCLIGVNVR; translated from the coding sequence CTGTCTCGGCCAACGGTCTCAGCGAGTGCCGAGCCGACGGCCCCCCGGTATCCGACCGCGGCGCCCGACGAGTCGCAGGCGGGGGCCCTCGGCCGCCTGGCCGGCACCGTCGAGTGGTTGCGCGCGGAACTGGCGCAGGCGCATGCCCTGTCCGACGGTCGGACGCTGGTCGAACTCGCCACCGGCGTACTGGTCGAGCGGCTGAGCTGTACTCCGGGGCAAGCGGTACGGCAGCTGGAGGACCTGGCCGAGCAGGCCGGGCTCTCCACCCTGGAACTGGCCGCCGACCTGCTCAACCAGGCCTCCCGGGACCAGATCGCGGACATCGCAAGGCAGTTCGTCGCGGCGGCTGCCGAACCCGCGGCGCCCTCGGTAGGTCTGCGCCTGCGAAGCGCCGAGGTCGCCACCCTGACCGCCAGTGATGCCCAGGCAGTGGCCCAGTCGATCCTGGAACACGCGCTGAAACCCCTGGGCGCGAGCGCGGTCGCGCTGTGGGCCGCCCACGCCGACCAGTCCCTGTCGCTCGTCGGCAGTGCCGGCTTCAACGCCCGGGAACCCTCCCGCTGGCGCCATGTCCCTCCGGGCGTTCCCACGCCGGCCCGCCAGGCCCTCAACAACCGTGTCGCGACCAGCTACAGCACCCTCCGCGCCGCCTCGCTGCCCTCCATCGGGCAGCAGGAGCTCAGCGGCGGCCGTTTGGCGGTGCCCGCCGGCACCGGCGGACGCATCACCGGGGTCCTGGAGATCTGCTGGGCCGGTCCGCTGCCGGAGCAACCGCAGGTGCTGCAAAGGCAGTTCGAAGTACTGGCGCAGCTCGGTGCGGCCGCGCTCGAACCCCACTCCACTTCGGACACGCGTTCCCCGAGTCGGCCGCAGGACCCCCGCTTCACCGAACTGCTGGAACTCAGCGACGGGCTCCGCGATCCCTGTCTGGTCCTGCAGCCCCTCCTCGGGCCGGCCGACACGCCGGTGGACTTCAGGATCGCCCACCTCAACCCGAGTTTCACCGACTTCGCCGGACGTCCACGCAACCTCATCGACGGCACCACCCTGTTGGAGGCGTATCCGCTGTCCGCCGAGCCGGCGGGCCTCTACGAGAAGGCCGAACACGTCCTGGCCACCGGCGAGCCGTTCCGTGCCGAGCGGATGACCCTGACCGCCCTGGTCGACGGGGTCGCACTGAACACGCAGGCGGCCGTCAGCATGAGTCGGCAAGGGTCCTGCGTCGTGGTCGTCTGGAGGCTCAGCGAAGGAACGCCGCAGGTGGCCAGGCTGCTTCAGCACGCCCAACGCCTGGGGAGGATCGGCGGCTTCGAGGAAAACCTCAACCCTCGCGAAACCGCGTGGAGCGACAGCGTCTACGACCTCTACGGGCTCTCGCCGGCGGCTCGGCCGGTCGCCCTCGACCAACTCGCGGCACATGCCCACCCCGACGACGCGCAGTCCGTCGGACGCTTCCTGCGTACGCTGCTGCACCACCTGCGTCCCGCCTCCGCCGCCCTGCGGCTGCAACGCGCCGACGGCATCAGCCGCTACATCCGGGTCGTGGCCGAGCCGGTCCTGGACCACGGCGGCCACCTCACCGCCATCCGCGGCGCCTACCAGGACATCTCGGCCCAGCACTGGACCGAGGTGGCCCTCGCCGCCACCCGTGACCAGCTCGCCCACACCGAACAACACGCCGCCGAACAGAGTCGGCTCGCTCTCCAACTGCAACACGCCATCATGCCGCCCAGTCGCGGCCCGCTGGAGTTGCACGACCTGCGCGTCGCCGTCCGCTACCGCCCCGCCGAGACGACCCACAAGGTCGGCGGCGACTGGTACGACGCGGTCACCCTGCCGACCGGACGCGTTCTGCTGTGCGTGGGAGACGTCGCCGGCCACGGAATCAAGGCCGCCACCGGCATGGTGGCGCTGCGCAACGCTCTGCGCGGCCTGGCCGCCACGGGGGCCGGTCCCGGCCAACTCATGTCCTGGCTCAACACCGTCACCCACCACCTGACCGACAACGTCACCGCGACCGCGGTCTGCGGCATCTACGACCCGGAAACCCGCCGCCTGCGATGGGCCAGGGCCGGACACCTCCCGCCGGTACTCCTGCGCGACGGCGGCGCCCTCACCTTCCCCGACGTCCAGGGCATCCTCCTGGGCGCGACAGATCAGGCGCACTACGAGGAGGGCGAGATGCTGCTGGAGAGCGGAGACGCCATCCTGCTCTACACCGACGGCCTGATCGAGCGCCGGGACTGCTCCGTGCAGGACTCCATCAGCAGACTCCTGGAGACGGCCAGGTCCGCACCCGCGGTCAGTGACCCGGCCGCCGTCGATCGGCAGCTCGACCACCTCCTGCTGCACAGCCGCGCCGACACCGACGACGACACCTGCCTCATCGGCGTGAACGTGCGCTGA
- a CDS encoding bifunctional phosphatase PAP2/diacylglycerol kinase family protein, whose product MGRLEKLDVRLFERVAAAHPRGLDSVLPRLGRTADHGVLWLAGAAALGLSRNRGARRAAMRGIGSLAMASMAANVVAKQLTGRRRPATDTVPMARRLLRPPITTSFPSGHSASAAAFAAGVTLEAPWLGAAAIPLAAAVAASRVYTGAHYPGDVIAGAALGTAMAALTLRWWPLRDDSPAKAAGAWVDVPALPAGQGLIVVVNSSSGSSHSVASELRAQLPQVDLRVREEDQDLRALLEQAATDVQARGAVGALGVVGGDGTVNAAALVAAERRLPLAVFPGGTLNHFAADLGIFTLRDAVTAVQEGHGGSVDLGRVTPAGPAGGEESEPEAAYFLNTFSIGAYSELVRARESLQKYLGKWPALGVGLVRVLAQGKPTRAVVDGVERNLWLLFAGNGRYDPPGFAPTFRRSLDDGTLDIRAVDGSHPLARTRLVAAFLTGTLSRSRVYQAATVSHLRIDGINREGINRTAHYSRDGEIAPATETLILDKAPHALNIYLPHRDPA is encoded by the coding sequence ATGGGACGACTGGAGAAGCTTGATGTGCGCCTCTTCGAACGCGTGGCAGCGGCGCATCCACGCGGCCTGGACTCTGTCCTACCGCGCCTGGGACGCACCGCCGATCACGGAGTACTGTGGCTGGCCGGGGCCGCGGCGCTCGGGCTCTCACGCAACCGCGGCGCCCGCCGCGCCGCCATGCGTGGCATCGGCTCCCTCGCCATGGCGTCAATGGCCGCCAACGTCGTCGCCAAGCAGCTCACCGGTCGCCGACGCCCAGCCACCGACACCGTGCCGATGGCCCGCCGTTTGCTGCGTCCACCGATCACCACCTCGTTCCCGTCCGGGCATTCGGCCTCCGCTGCCGCCTTCGCCGCAGGGGTCACGCTGGAGGCACCGTGGCTGGGCGCCGCGGCCATCCCGTTGGCGGCAGCAGTGGCCGCTTCGCGCGTCTACACGGGAGCCCACTACCCAGGGGACGTGATCGCCGGAGCGGCGCTGGGCACGGCGATGGCCGCGCTCACGCTGCGGTGGTGGCCCCTGCGCGACGACTCCCCCGCCAAAGCCGCTGGTGCCTGGGTCGACGTGCCGGCGCTGCCTGCGGGCCAGGGCCTGATCGTGGTGGTCAACAGCTCTTCGGGCAGCTCCCACAGCGTGGCGTCGGAGCTACGCGCCCAACTGCCCCAGGTGGACCTGCGGGTCCGCGAGGAGGACCAGGACCTGCGGGCTCTGCTCGAACAGGCCGCGACCGACGTGCAGGCTCGCGGAGCCGTCGGTGCGCTGGGCGTCGTCGGCGGGGACGGCACCGTCAACGCCGCGGCGTTGGTCGCGGCAGAGCGTCGGCTCCCGCTCGCGGTCTTCCCAGGCGGCACCTTGAACCACTTCGCTGCTGACCTGGGCATCTTCACCCTGCGCGATGCGGTCACCGCCGTCCAGGAAGGCCACGGCGGATCCGTGGACCTGGGCCGGGTGACCCCGGCGGGCCCAGCGGGCGGTGAGGAGAGCGAGCCGGAGGCGGCCTACTTCCTCAACACCTTCAGCATCGGGGCCTATTCGGAACTGGTGCGTGCCCGCGAATCGTTGCAGAAGTACCTCGGCAAGTGGCCCGCGCTGGGAGTGGGGTTGGTGAGGGTGCTGGCCCAGGGCAAACCCACGCGCGCGGTCGTTGACGGAGTGGAGCGCAATCTCTGGCTTCTGTTCGCGGGCAACGGCCGCTACGACCCGCCGGGCTTCGCCCCCACGTTCCGTCGCAGTCTGGACGACGGAACGCTTGACATCCGCGCGGTCGACGGCAGCCATCCCCTCGCCCGCACCCGACTGGTGGCGGCCTTCCTCACCGGCACCCTTTCCCGGTCGCGGGTCTACCAGGCAGCGACTGTCTCACACCTGCGCATCGACGGCATCAACCGGGAGGGCATCAACCGAACGGCGCACTACTCCCGCGACGGGGAGATAGCTCCCGCCACCGAGACCCTGATCCTGGACAAGGCACCCCACGCCCTGAACATCTACCTCCCCCACCGTGATCCCGCCTGA